A single Melopsittacus undulatus isolate bMelUnd1 chromosome 11, bMelUnd1.mat.Z, whole genome shotgun sequence DNA region contains:
- the SARDH gene encoding sarcosine dehydrogenase, mitochondrial isoform X3: MFLAAGAEGAAVHGRGGGGEHRRKAEAGEGRAGPERASLDMRYLRCAPLLPAPWRSPRPRGSAIGPTARKSVPYEKTLQEEGSGSRGPSRPPPRTAEVVVVGGGSLGCQTTYHLAKQGVSSVVLLERDRLTSGTTWHTAGLLWQLRPSDVEVELLAHTRDVVSRELPAETGLHTGWVQNGGLFIASNKQRLDEYKRLMSLGKVYGVESYVLTPSETKDLYPLMNIKDLYGTLYVPKDGTMDPAGTCSTLARAAAARGATVRADDFGVRRVYAVETAHGTIQTPCVVNCAGVWASVLGRLAGVHVPLVGMHHAYVVTERIEGIQNMPNVRDHDASVYLRLQGDALSVGGYESNPIFWEEVSEKFAFGLFDLDWDVFMKHIEGAINRVPVLEKTGIKSTVCGPESFTADHKPLMGEAPEVRGFFLGCGFNSAGMMLGGGCGRELAHWIIHGRPEKDMYGYDIRRFHHSLTNNNRWIRERSHESYAKNYSVVFPHDEPLAGRNVRKDPLHEELLRQGCVFQERHGWERPGWFSPRGTAPVLDYDYYGAYGRERHRDYTYNRLLGDEYTFDFPPHHDVIKTECLTCRNALALFDMSYFGKFYLVGPEATKAANWLFTADVSKAPGSTVYTCMLNQRGGVESDLTVSRISPGAPASPLAPAFEGDGYYLAIGGAVAQHNWSHITAVLQDMKLQCKLLDCSEELGMMSIQGPLSRVVLQEVLDTDLSNEAFPFSTHKLVTAAGCTVRAMRLSFVGELGWELHVPRADCVKVYQAVMQAGARHGIANAGYRAIDSLSIEKGYRHWHADLRPDDTPLEAGLAFTCKLKSNIPFLGREAVEAQKAKGIFRRLVCFTTEEKVPMFGLEAVWRNGEVVGFIRRADFGFAIDKTIAYGYIRDPAGGPVSLDFVRSGSYELERMGVPYPAQAHTRSPFDPDNQRVKGIY, encoded by the exons ATGTTTCTTGCAGCAGGGGCCGAAGGGGCAGCTGTGCAcggaagaggaggaggaggagagcatcGGAGGAAGGCAGAAGCGGGGGAAGGGAGAGCTGGCCCCGAGCGCGCCTCGCTG GACATGCGGTACCTGCGCTGTGCCCCCCTCCTGCCCGCCCCATGGAGGAGCCCCCGGCCCCGCGGCAGCGCCATCGGCCCCACCGCCAGGAAGAGCGTCCCGTACGAGAAGACGCTGCAGGAGGAGGGCTCCGGGAGCCGGGGGCCCAGCCGGCCCCCCCCGCGCACCGCAGAGGTGGTGGTGGTCGGGGGGGGCAGCCTGGGCTGTCAGACCACCTACCACTTGGCCAAGCAGGGGGTCAGCAGCGTGGTGCTGCTGGAGCGGGACCGCCTGACCTCGGGCACCACTTGGCACACGGCTG GTCTGCTGTGGCAGCTGCGTCCCAGCGACGTGGAAGTGGAGCTGCTGGCGCACACACGGGACGTGGTGagccgggagctgccggcagaGACGGGGCTGCACACGGGCTGGGTGCAGAACGGGGGTCTCTTCATCGCCTCCAACAAACAGCGCCTTGATGAGTACAAGAGGCTCATGTCG CTGGGGAAGGTGTATGGAGTTGAGTCCTACGTCCTGACCCCATCAGAGACCAAGGACCTGTACCCGCTGATGAACATCAAGGACCTGTACGGCACGCTGTATGTCCCCAAGGATGGCACCATGGATCCCGCTGGTACCTGCTCGACTCttgccagagcagcagctgccagaggCGCTACG GTCAGAGCTGATGACTTCGGGGTGAGGAGGGTGTATGCGGTGGAGACGGCACACGGCACCATCCAGACTCCCTGCGTGGTGAACTGCGCAG gggTCTGGGCATCAGTGCTGGGCCGGCTGGCGGGGGTGCATGTGCCGCTGGTGGGGATGCATCACGCCTACGTGGTGACCGAGCGCATCGAGGGCATCCAG AACATGCCGAACGTTCGCGATCACGATGCCTCGGTCTATCTCCGTCTCCAAGGCGATGCCCTGTCTGTGGGTGGATATGAGTCAAACCCCATCTTCTGGGAGGAG GTATCTGAAAAATTTGCTTTTGGCCTCTTTGACCTGGACTGGGATGTTTTCATGAAGCACATTGAAGGTGCCATCAACAGAGTTCCAGTGCTGGAGAAAACGGGCATTAAATCCACTGTCTGTGGGCCAG AGTCGTTCACAGCCGACCACAAGCCGCTCATGGGGGAAGCCCCAGAAGTCCGAGGGTTCTTCCTTGGCTGTGGGTTCAACAGCGCTG GGATGATGCTGGGAGGTGGCTGCGGACGGGAGCTGGCTCACTGGATCATCCATGGGCGCCCGGAGAAGGACATGTACGGCTATGACATCAG GAGGTTTCACCATTCCCTCACCAACAACAACCGCTGGATCCGGGAGCGGAGCCACGAGTCTTATGCCAAGAACTACTCTGTTGTCTTCCCCCACGACGAGCCGCTGGCGGGGCGCAATGTGAGGAAGGACCCACTGCACGAG gagctgctgcGGCAGGGCTGCGTTTTCCAGGAGCGGCATGGCTGGGAGAGGCCTGGCTGGTTCAGCCCCAGGGGCACAGCACCG GTCCTGGATTATGACTACTATGGTGCGTACGGCCGGGAGCGCCATAGGGACTACACCTACAACCGGCTGCTGGGGGATGAGTACACCTTCGACTTCCCCCCCCACCATGATGTT ATCAAGACCGAATGCTTGACATGCAGAAATGCACTGGCGCTCTTTGACATGTCTTACTTTGGGAAGTTCTACCTCGTTGGTCCTGAAGCAACAAAAGCGGCAAACTGGCTGTTCACTGCTGATGTGAGCAAAGCACCAG GCTCCACCGTGTACACCTGCATGCTGAACCAACGTGGTGGTGTGGAGAGCGACCTGACCGTCAGCCGCATCAGCCCTGGGGCCCCGGCCTCACCCCTGGCCCCTGCCTTTGAAG GGGATGGCTACTACCTGGCTATCGGCGGGGCTGTGGCTCAGCACAACTGGTCACAcatcactgctgtgctgcaggacatGAAGCTGCAGTGCAAGCTCCTCGACTGCTCAGAGGAGCTGGGCATGATGAGCATCCAGGGCCCCCTGAG CCGCGTTGTCCTCCAGGAAGTGCTGGACACCGACCTCAGCAACGAGGCTTTTCCCTTCTCCACTCACAAGCTGGTCACGGCCGCAGGGTGCACG GTCCGTGCCATGAGGCTGTCGTTCGTcggggagctgggctgggagctgcacGTGCCCCGGGCAGACTGCGTGAAGGTTTACCAGGCGGTGATGCAGGCGGGTGCCCGGCACGGCATTGCCAACGCCGGCTACAGGGCCATCGACAGCCTCAGCATCGAGAAAG GGTACAGGCACTGGCACGCAGACCTGCGCCCCGATGATACCCCGCTGGAAGCAGGCTTAGCCTTCACCTGCAAGCTCAAGTCCAACATTCCCTTCCTGGGCCGGGAGGCTGTGGAGGCTCAGAAAGCCAAGGGCATCTTCCGCCGGCTTGTCTGCTTCACCACCGAGGA GAAGGTGCCGATGTTCGGCCTCGAGGCAGtctggaggaatggggaggTGGTCGGCTTCATCCGGCGGGCGGACTTCGGATTTGCCATTGACAAAACCATCGCCTACGGCTACATCCGTGACCCAGCGGGGGGCCCG GTCTCCCTGGATTTCGTGCGGAGCGGCAGCTACGAGCTGGAGCGGATGGGGGTGCCCTACCCTGCACAGGCACACACCAGGTCCCCGTTCGACCCGGACAACCAGCGAGTGAAGGGCATCTACTGA
- the SARDH gene encoding sarcosine dehydrogenase, mitochondrial isoform X4, protein MRYLRCAPLLPAPWRSPRPRGSAIGPTARKSVPYEKTLQEEGSGSRGPSRPPPRTAEVVVVGGGSLGCQTTYHLAKQGVSSVVLLERDRLTSGTTWHTAGLLWQLRPSDVEVELLAHTRDVVSRELPAETGLHTGWVQNGGLFIASNKQRLDEYKRLMSLGKVYGVESYVLTPSETKDLYPLMNIKDLYGTLYVPKDGTMDPAGTCSTLARAAAARGATIIENCPVTGIQVRADDFGVRRVYAVETAHGTIQTPCVVNCAGTGCSAGVWASVLGRLAGVHVPLVGMHHAYVVTERIEGIQNMPNVRDHDASVYLRLQGDALSVGGYESNPIFWEEVSEKFAFGLFDLDWDVFMKHIEGAINRVPVLEKTGIKSTVCGPESFTADHKPLMGEAPEVRGFFLGCGFNSAGMMLGGGCGRELAHWIIHGRPEKDMYGYDIRRFHHSLTNNNRWIRERSHESYAKNYSVVFPHDEPLAGRNVRKDPLHEELLRQGCVFQERHGWERPGWFSPRGTAPVLDYDYYGAYGRERHRDYTYNRLLGDEYTFDFPPHHDVIKTECLTCRNALALFDMSYFGKFYLVGPEATKAANWLFTADVSKAPGSTVYTCMLNQRGGVESDLTVSRISPGAPASPLAPAFEGDGYYLAIGGAVAQHNWSHITAVLQDMKLQCKLLDCSEELGMMSIQGPLSRVVLQEVLDTDLSNEAFPFSTHKLVTAAGCTVRAMRLSFVGELGWELHVPRADCVKVYQAVMQAGARHGIANAGYRAIDSLSIEKGYRHWHADLRPDDTPLEAGLAFTCKLKSNIPFLGREAVEAQKAKGIFRRLVCFTTEEKVPMFGLEAVWRNGEVVGFIRRADFGFAIDKTIAYGYIRDPAGGPVSLDFVRSGSYELERMGVPYPAQAHTRSPFDPDNQRVKGIY, encoded by the exons ATGCGGTACCTGCGCTGTGCCCCCCTCCTGCCCGCCCCATGGAGGAGCCCCCGGCCCCGCGGCAGCGCCATCGGCCCCACCGCCAGGAAGAGCGTCCCGTACGAGAAGACGCTGCAGGAGGAGGGCTCCGGGAGCCGGGGGCCCAGCCGGCCCCCCCCGCGCACCGCAGAGGTGGTGGTGGTCGGGGGGGGCAGCCTGGGCTGTCAGACCACCTACCACTTGGCCAAGCAGGGGGTCAGCAGCGTGGTGCTGCTGGAGCGGGACCGCCTGACCTCGGGCACCACTTGGCACACGGCTG GTCTGCTGTGGCAGCTGCGTCCCAGCGACGTGGAAGTGGAGCTGCTGGCGCACACACGGGACGTGGTGagccgggagctgccggcagaGACGGGGCTGCACACGGGCTGGGTGCAGAACGGGGGTCTCTTCATCGCCTCCAACAAACAGCGCCTTGATGAGTACAAGAGGCTCATGTCG CTGGGGAAGGTGTATGGAGTTGAGTCCTACGTCCTGACCCCATCAGAGACCAAGGACCTGTACCCGCTGATGAACATCAAGGACCTGTACGGCACGCTGTATGTCCCCAAGGATGGCACCATGGATCCCGCTGGTACCTGCTCGACTCttgccagagcagcagctgccagaggCGCTACG aTCATTGAGAACTGCCCAGTCACCGGCATCCAGGTCAGAGCTGATGACTTCGGGGTGAGGAGGGTGTATGCGGTGGAGACGGCACACGGCACCATCCAGACTCCCTGCGTGGTGAACTGCGCAGGTACAGGGTGCTCAGCAG gggTCTGGGCATCAGTGCTGGGCCGGCTGGCGGGGGTGCATGTGCCGCTGGTGGGGATGCATCACGCCTACGTGGTGACCGAGCGCATCGAGGGCATCCAG AACATGCCGAACGTTCGCGATCACGATGCCTCGGTCTATCTCCGTCTCCAAGGCGATGCCCTGTCTGTGGGTGGATATGAGTCAAACCCCATCTTCTGGGAGGAG GTATCTGAAAAATTTGCTTTTGGCCTCTTTGACCTGGACTGGGATGTTTTCATGAAGCACATTGAAGGTGCCATCAACAGAGTTCCAGTGCTGGAGAAAACGGGCATTAAATCCACTGTCTGTGGGCCAG AGTCGTTCACAGCCGACCACAAGCCGCTCATGGGGGAAGCCCCAGAAGTCCGAGGGTTCTTCCTTGGCTGTGGGTTCAACAGCGCTG GGATGATGCTGGGAGGTGGCTGCGGACGGGAGCTGGCTCACTGGATCATCCATGGGCGCCCGGAGAAGGACATGTACGGCTATGACATCAG GAGGTTTCACCATTCCCTCACCAACAACAACCGCTGGATCCGGGAGCGGAGCCACGAGTCTTATGCCAAGAACTACTCTGTTGTCTTCCCCCACGACGAGCCGCTGGCGGGGCGCAATGTGAGGAAGGACCCACTGCACGAG gagctgctgcGGCAGGGCTGCGTTTTCCAGGAGCGGCATGGCTGGGAGAGGCCTGGCTGGTTCAGCCCCAGGGGCACAGCACCG GTCCTGGATTATGACTACTATGGTGCGTACGGCCGGGAGCGCCATAGGGACTACACCTACAACCGGCTGCTGGGGGATGAGTACACCTTCGACTTCCCCCCCCACCATGATGTT ATCAAGACCGAATGCTTGACATGCAGAAATGCACTGGCGCTCTTTGACATGTCTTACTTTGGGAAGTTCTACCTCGTTGGTCCTGAAGCAACAAAAGCGGCAAACTGGCTGTTCACTGCTGATGTGAGCAAAGCACCAG GCTCCACCGTGTACACCTGCATGCTGAACCAACGTGGTGGTGTGGAGAGCGACCTGACCGTCAGCCGCATCAGCCCTGGGGCCCCGGCCTCACCCCTGGCCCCTGCCTTTGAAG GGGATGGCTACTACCTGGCTATCGGCGGGGCTGTGGCTCAGCACAACTGGTCACAcatcactgctgtgctgcaggacatGAAGCTGCAGTGCAAGCTCCTCGACTGCTCAGAGGAGCTGGGCATGATGAGCATCCAGGGCCCCCTGAG CCGCGTTGTCCTCCAGGAAGTGCTGGACACCGACCTCAGCAACGAGGCTTTTCCCTTCTCCACTCACAAGCTGGTCACGGCCGCAGGGTGCACG GTCCGTGCCATGAGGCTGTCGTTCGTcggggagctgggctgggagctgcacGTGCCCCGGGCAGACTGCGTGAAGGTTTACCAGGCGGTGATGCAGGCGGGTGCCCGGCACGGCATTGCCAACGCCGGCTACAGGGCCATCGACAGCCTCAGCATCGAGAAAG GGTACAGGCACTGGCACGCAGACCTGCGCCCCGATGATACCCCGCTGGAAGCAGGCTTAGCCTTCACCTGCAAGCTCAAGTCCAACATTCCCTTCCTGGGCCGGGAGGCTGTGGAGGCTCAGAAAGCCAAGGGCATCTTCCGCCGGCTTGTCTGCTTCACCACCGAGGA GAAGGTGCCGATGTTCGGCCTCGAGGCAGtctggaggaatggggaggTGGTCGGCTTCATCCGGCGGGCGGACTTCGGATTTGCCATTGACAAAACCATCGCCTACGGCTACATCCGTGACCCAGCGGGGGGCCCG GTCTCCCTGGATTTCGTGCGGAGCGGCAGCTACGAGCTGGAGCGGATGGGGGTGCCCTACCCTGCACAGGCACACACCAGGTCCCCGTTCGACCCGGACAACCAGCGAGTGAAGGGCATCTACTGA
- the SARDH gene encoding sarcosine dehydrogenase, mitochondrial isoform X2, giving the protein MFLAAGAEGAAVHGRGGGGEHRRKAEAGEGRAGPERASLDMRYLRCAPLLPAPWRSPRPRGSAIGPTARKSVPYEKTLQEEGSGSRGPSRPPPRTAEVVVVGGGSLGCQTTYHLAKQGVSSVVLLERDRLTSGTTWHTAGLLWQLRPSDVEVELLAHTRDVVSRELPAETGLHTGWVQNGGLFIASNKQRLDEYKRLMSLGKVYGVESYVLTPSETKDLYPLMNIKDLYGTLYVPKDGTMDPAGTCSTLARAAAARGATIIENCPVTGIQVRADDFGVRRVYAVETAHGTIQTPCVVNCAGVWASVLGRLAGVHVPLVGMHHAYVVTERIEGIQNMPNVRDHDASVYLRLQGDALSVGGYESNPIFWEEVSEKFAFGLFDLDWDVFMKHIEGAINRVPVLEKTGIKSTVCGPESFTADHKPLMGEAPEVRGFFLGCGFNSAGMMLGGGCGRELAHWIIHGRPEKDMYGYDIRRFHHSLTNNNRWIRERSHESYAKNYSVVFPHDEPLAGRNVRKDPLHEELLRQGCVFQERHGWERPGWFSPRGTAPVLDYDYYGAYGRERHRDYTYNRLLGDEYTFDFPPHHDVIKTECLTCRNALALFDMSYFGKFYLVGPEATKAANWLFTADVSKAPGSTVYTCMLNQRGGVESDLTVSRISPGAPASPLAPAFEGDGYYLAIGGAVAQHNWSHITAVLQDMKLQCKLLDCSEELGMMSIQGPLSRVVLQEVLDTDLSNEAFPFSTHKLVTAAGCTVRAMRLSFVGELGWELHVPRADCVKVYQAVMQAGARHGIANAGYRAIDSLSIEKGYRHWHADLRPDDTPLEAGLAFTCKLKSNIPFLGREAVEAQKAKGIFRRLVCFTTEEKVPMFGLEAVWRNGEVVGFIRRADFGFAIDKTIAYGYIRDPAGGPVSLDFVRSGSYELERMGVPYPAQAHTRSPFDPDNQRVKGIY; this is encoded by the exons ATGTTTCTTGCAGCAGGGGCCGAAGGGGCAGCTGTGCAcggaagaggaggaggaggagagcatcGGAGGAAGGCAGAAGCGGGGGAAGGGAGAGCTGGCCCCGAGCGCGCCTCGCTG GACATGCGGTACCTGCGCTGTGCCCCCCTCCTGCCCGCCCCATGGAGGAGCCCCCGGCCCCGCGGCAGCGCCATCGGCCCCACCGCCAGGAAGAGCGTCCCGTACGAGAAGACGCTGCAGGAGGAGGGCTCCGGGAGCCGGGGGCCCAGCCGGCCCCCCCCGCGCACCGCAGAGGTGGTGGTGGTCGGGGGGGGCAGCCTGGGCTGTCAGACCACCTACCACTTGGCCAAGCAGGGGGTCAGCAGCGTGGTGCTGCTGGAGCGGGACCGCCTGACCTCGGGCACCACTTGGCACACGGCTG GTCTGCTGTGGCAGCTGCGTCCCAGCGACGTGGAAGTGGAGCTGCTGGCGCACACACGGGACGTGGTGagccgggagctgccggcagaGACGGGGCTGCACACGGGCTGGGTGCAGAACGGGGGTCTCTTCATCGCCTCCAACAAACAGCGCCTTGATGAGTACAAGAGGCTCATGTCG CTGGGGAAGGTGTATGGAGTTGAGTCCTACGTCCTGACCCCATCAGAGACCAAGGACCTGTACCCGCTGATGAACATCAAGGACCTGTACGGCACGCTGTATGTCCCCAAGGATGGCACCATGGATCCCGCTGGTACCTGCTCGACTCttgccagagcagcagctgccagaggCGCTACG aTCATTGAGAACTGCCCAGTCACCGGCATCCAGGTCAGAGCTGATGACTTCGGGGTGAGGAGGGTGTATGCGGTGGAGACGGCACACGGCACCATCCAGACTCCCTGCGTGGTGAACTGCGCAG gggTCTGGGCATCAGTGCTGGGCCGGCTGGCGGGGGTGCATGTGCCGCTGGTGGGGATGCATCACGCCTACGTGGTGACCGAGCGCATCGAGGGCATCCAG AACATGCCGAACGTTCGCGATCACGATGCCTCGGTCTATCTCCGTCTCCAAGGCGATGCCCTGTCTGTGGGTGGATATGAGTCAAACCCCATCTTCTGGGAGGAG GTATCTGAAAAATTTGCTTTTGGCCTCTTTGACCTGGACTGGGATGTTTTCATGAAGCACATTGAAGGTGCCATCAACAGAGTTCCAGTGCTGGAGAAAACGGGCATTAAATCCACTGTCTGTGGGCCAG AGTCGTTCACAGCCGACCACAAGCCGCTCATGGGGGAAGCCCCAGAAGTCCGAGGGTTCTTCCTTGGCTGTGGGTTCAACAGCGCTG GGATGATGCTGGGAGGTGGCTGCGGACGGGAGCTGGCTCACTGGATCATCCATGGGCGCCCGGAGAAGGACATGTACGGCTATGACATCAG GAGGTTTCACCATTCCCTCACCAACAACAACCGCTGGATCCGGGAGCGGAGCCACGAGTCTTATGCCAAGAACTACTCTGTTGTCTTCCCCCACGACGAGCCGCTGGCGGGGCGCAATGTGAGGAAGGACCCACTGCACGAG gagctgctgcGGCAGGGCTGCGTTTTCCAGGAGCGGCATGGCTGGGAGAGGCCTGGCTGGTTCAGCCCCAGGGGCACAGCACCG GTCCTGGATTATGACTACTATGGTGCGTACGGCCGGGAGCGCCATAGGGACTACACCTACAACCGGCTGCTGGGGGATGAGTACACCTTCGACTTCCCCCCCCACCATGATGTT ATCAAGACCGAATGCTTGACATGCAGAAATGCACTGGCGCTCTTTGACATGTCTTACTTTGGGAAGTTCTACCTCGTTGGTCCTGAAGCAACAAAAGCGGCAAACTGGCTGTTCACTGCTGATGTGAGCAAAGCACCAG GCTCCACCGTGTACACCTGCATGCTGAACCAACGTGGTGGTGTGGAGAGCGACCTGACCGTCAGCCGCATCAGCCCTGGGGCCCCGGCCTCACCCCTGGCCCCTGCCTTTGAAG GGGATGGCTACTACCTGGCTATCGGCGGGGCTGTGGCTCAGCACAACTGGTCACAcatcactgctgtgctgcaggacatGAAGCTGCAGTGCAAGCTCCTCGACTGCTCAGAGGAGCTGGGCATGATGAGCATCCAGGGCCCCCTGAG CCGCGTTGTCCTCCAGGAAGTGCTGGACACCGACCTCAGCAACGAGGCTTTTCCCTTCTCCACTCACAAGCTGGTCACGGCCGCAGGGTGCACG GTCCGTGCCATGAGGCTGTCGTTCGTcggggagctgggctgggagctgcacGTGCCCCGGGCAGACTGCGTGAAGGTTTACCAGGCGGTGATGCAGGCGGGTGCCCGGCACGGCATTGCCAACGCCGGCTACAGGGCCATCGACAGCCTCAGCATCGAGAAAG GGTACAGGCACTGGCACGCAGACCTGCGCCCCGATGATACCCCGCTGGAAGCAGGCTTAGCCTTCACCTGCAAGCTCAAGTCCAACATTCCCTTCCTGGGCCGGGAGGCTGTGGAGGCTCAGAAAGCCAAGGGCATCTTCCGCCGGCTTGTCTGCTTCACCACCGAGGA GAAGGTGCCGATGTTCGGCCTCGAGGCAGtctggaggaatggggaggTGGTCGGCTTCATCCGGCGGGCGGACTTCGGATTTGCCATTGACAAAACCATCGCCTACGGCTACATCCGTGACCCAGCGGGGGGCCCG GTCTCCCTGGATTTCGTGCGGAGCGGCAGCTACGAGCTGGAGCGGATGGGGGTGCCCTACCCTGCACAGGCACACACCAGGTCCCCGTTCGACCCGGACAACCAGCGAGTGAAGGGCATCTACTGA